Proteins co-encoded in one bacterium genomic window:
- a CDS encoding amidohydrolase family protein encodes MPPRTIDCWVNVNMGDYEPPEYLIRVKEDYLHGGVDFFRSFTPEELLPLMDELGVEKAVIQAAVGEDNPRPFDFVERYPERFALAVHLDPRGLMPVLWKLEEMVKQYPVALARVVPFGVDVPPSDPVYYPLYAKCTELDLPLSINTGIPGPPMPGEGQDPMLLDRICLRFPDLKLCMAHGADPWWGVAMRLMIKYKNLHLMTSAYSPKRLPEEFVHFMNTRGQDKVIFASDHPALDMRRCITEAWDLDLRDGVLDKYLYANADRLFFGPRNPRY; translated from the coding sequence ATGCCCCCGAGAACCATTGATTGCTGGGTGAACGTGAACATGGGCGATTACGAGCCGCCCGAATACCTGATCCGGGTCAAAGAGGACTACCTCCACGGCGGGGTCGATTTCTTCCGCAGCTTCACGCCCGAGGAGCTTCTGCCGCTCATGGACGAGCTCGGAGTTGAGAAGGCGGTCATTCAGGCCGCGGTGGGCGAGGACAACCCTCGACCCTTCGACTTTGTGGAACGCTACCCGGAGCGGTTTGCCCTGGCCGTCCACCTCGACCCTCGGGGATTGATGCCCGTGCTGTGGAAGCTCGAGGAAATGGTCAAGCAGTACCCGGTGGCACTGGCCCGGGTGGTGCCGTTCGGAGTGGATGTGCCGCCCAGCGACCCGGTGTACTACCCGCTCTACGCCAAGTGCACCGAGCTGGACTTGCCGTTATCGATCAACACCGGCATTCCCGGCCCGCCCATGCCCGGCGAGGGCCAAGACCCGATGCTGCTGGATCGGATCTGCCTGCGCTTCCCCGACTTGAAGCTGTGCATGGCCCACGGCGCCGACCCGTGGTGGGGGGTGGCAATGCGGCTGATGATCAAATACAAGAACCTGCACCTCATGACCTCGGCCTATAGCCCGAAGCGGCTCCCAGAGGAGTTTGTCCACTTCATGAACACCCGGGGCCAAGACAAGGTGATCTTCGCCTCCGACCACCCGGCCCTCGACATGCGCCGCTGCATTACCGAGGCGTGGGATCTGGACCTGCGCGACGGCGTGCTGGACAAATACCTCTACGCCAACGCCGACCGCCTCTTCTTCGGCCCCCGCAATCCCCGCTACTGA
- a CDS encoding ATP-binding cassette domain-containing protein: MDIASASVVGTWITQQLAFNGVVSGLVTGLVALGIVLIYRSTRVINFAVGNMGIIAASMMALLHLNYDWPFWLALALSLALGVLFAAAVELTVIRRLFNSPRVIVLVATVGIAQLAQLVISQLPDIEAAGRKYPVPVGRIWENVWFSDIRVRGPQLVILIAVPVMALLLGWFMNRTSFGKSVSASANNPDLSRLSGINPKTVSTFVWVMAGLLASLSMIMLSGETGQIAGLANLGPQTLGKAMVAAVLAGMVSFPRAMLAGVLIGFLDALFRFNFFTETGLIDFVIFLAVLVAVYFQSRSQGETGVFSFAPKVRAIPERLRQVWWLRHLSKIALGALLALGIVLVQLPGISNLPSRQLLYATVLCFAVCGLSVTIITGWAGQLSLAQMTFAGMGALFAASLKRGLSMDFTVGTGFLPGDALSWDFFDVQFETAGIPFMVAIPVTALFSALVAAVIGVGSLRVRGLYLAVTTFVFALAAQQYLYRRPFFTGGNKSSVSFRRGELFGLELKSQKTYYYVCLALLLIAVIIVSRLRQSGVGRTIIAVRDNADSASGYTVGPVRSKLSSFAIAGGIAGLGGAMLAGLVQNVPISERFFQVEDSLQLVGMVVIGGLGSSVGAVLGAIWVYGLPNLFNNAETVALFSSSIGLLLVLMYFPGGLIQIGYSARNALVGLAERRLGPDPGGKTVQSAPTSLTRPEDPRPATEPMLAGHDISVRFGGVQAVSEATVLIHPDEIVGLIGTNGAGKSTFMNAVGGYVPSSGRVELLGTDITRFSAPRRARAGLGRTFQTAALFPELTVRETVQVALEARGRTPLLSTALHLPHTFALERRRRAEADELIDYLGLGRYADSFISDLSTGTRRIVEITGLLALGTRVLCLDEPTAGVAQRETEAFGPLIVNIRRELDAAMLIIEHDMPLIMSISDRVYCLEAGKVIAEGAPSEVRNDPLVIASYLGTDERAIAISDG, encoded by the coding sequence ATGGACATCGCCTCCGCTTCCGTGGTCGGCACTTGGATCACCCAGCAATTGGCCTTCAACGGGGTGGTCAGCGGCCTGGTCACCGGGCTGGTGGCCCTGGGGATCGTGCTCATCTACCGGTCCACCCGGGTCATCAACTTCGCGGTGGGAAACATGGGGATCATCGCCGCCTCAATGATGGCACTGCTGCACCTGAACTACGACTGGCCATTCTGGCTGGCGCTGGCGCTCTCGCTGGCGCTGGGCGTTCTGTTCGCCGCCGCGGTGGAGCTGACTGTGATCCGCCGATTGTTCAACTCTCCCCGAGTGATCGTGCTGGTGGCCACAGTCGGCATTGCCCAGCTGGCCCAGTTGGTGATCTCCCAGCTTCCCGACATCGAAGCTGCCGGCCGGAAATATCCGGTGCCGGTTGGCCGAATCTGGGAAAACGTGTGGTTTAGCGATATCCGCGTGCGCGGTCCACAGCTCGTCATTCTCATCGCGGTGCCGGTTATGGCTCTGCTGTTGGGCTGGTTCATGAACCGGACCTCATTCGGCAAGTCGGTGTCTGCGTCGGCCAACAATCCCGATCTCTCCCGGCTGTCGGGTATCAACCCGAAGACGGTGTCCACCTTCGTGTGGGTGATGGCCGGGCTGTTGGCCTCGCTGTCGATGATCATGCTGTCCGGTGAAACCGGACAGATAGCCGGCCTGGCCAACCTCGGCCCCCAAACCCTGGGAAAGGCCATGGTGGCCGCGGTGCTGGCCGGAATGGTCTCCTTCCCCCGAGCCATGCTGGCCGGAGTGCTGATCGGCTTCCTCGACGCCCTCTTCCGGTTCAACTTCTTCACCGAGACCGGCCTCATCGACTTTGTCATCTTCTTGGCTGTTCTGGTGGCCGTGTACTTTCAAAGCCGCAGCCAAGGCGAAACCGGAGTCTTCTCCTTCGCCCCCAAAGTGCGCGCCATACCAGAGCGGCTGCGCCAGGTGTGGTGGCTGCGACACCTGTCCAAGATCGCGCTGGGCGCGCTATTGGCACTCGGCATCGTGCTGGTGCAGCTTCCCGGCATCTCCAACCTGCCGTCCCGCCAGCTGCTGTACGCCACGGTGCTGTGCTTTGCGGTATGCGGACTGTCGGTCACCATTATCACCGGTTGGGCCGGCCAGCTCTCGCTGGCCCAGATGACCTTCGCCGGCATGGGAGCCCTGTTCGCGGCCAGCCTCAAACGGGGGTTGTCCATGGACTTCACGGTGGGCACCGGCTTCTTGCCCGGCGATGCCTTGTCGTGGGACTTCTTCGACGTCCAATTCGAGACCGCGGGAATCCCGTTCATGGTGGCCATTCCGGTGACCGCGCTGTTCTCTGCGCTGGTGGCCGCGGTGATCGGTGTCGGGTCGCTTCGAGTTCGCGGCCTCTATTTGGCGGTGACCACATTCGTGTTCGCACTGGCCGCCCAGCAGTACCTGTATCGTCGGCCGTTCTTCACCGGCGGCAACAAATCGTCGGTGTCGTTCCGCCGGGGCGAGCTGTTCGGCCTCGAGCTCAAGTCGCAGAAGACCTACTACTACGTCTGTCTGGCCTTGTTGCTGATTGCGGTGATCATCGTCAGCCGGCTGCGCCAATCGGGAGTGGGCCGCACCATCATCGCGGTGCGCGACAACGCCGATTCTGCCTCGGGCTACACGGTGGGGCCGGTGCGGTCCAAGCTGTCGTCGTTCGCTATAGCCGGCGGCATCGCCGGGTTGGGCGGAGCAATGCTGGCCGGGCTGGTACAGAATGTCCCGATCAGCGAGCGGTTCTTCCAAGTGGAGGATTCGCTACAGCTTGTGGGCATGGTGGTCATCGGGGGCCTGGGTTCGTCGGTTGGCGCGGTTTTGGGAGCGATTTGGGTATATGGCCTTCCCAATCTGTTCAACAACGCGGAAACCGTGGCCCTGTTCTCCTCCAGCATCGGGCTGCTACTGGTGCTCATGTACTTTCCGGGCGGGCTCATACAGATCGGCTACAGCGCGCGCAACGCCCTCGTTGGCTTGGCCGAGCGGCGCCTTGGGCCTGACCCCGGCGGCAAGACCGTCCAATCCGCTCCGACCAGCCTAACTCGGCCCGAAGATCCTCGGCCCGCCACCGAACCCATGCTGGCCGGGCACGACATCAGCGTACGGTTTGGCGGCGTACAGGCGGTGTCGGAGGCCACCGTGCTGATCCATCCCGACGAGATTGTGGGCCTCATCGGCACCAACGGCGCCGGAAAGTCCACGTTCATGAATGCGGTGGGTGGCTACGTGCCGTCCAGCGGCCGAGTGGAGCTGCTCGGCACCGACATCACCCGGTTCTCTGCGCCTCGCCGAGCCCGAGCCGGCCTGGGGCGCACATTCCAGACCGCAGCGCTGTTCCCGGAGTTGACAGTTCGAGAGACGGTGCAGGTGGCCTTGGAGGCCCGGGGCCGCACACCACTCCTGAGCACCGCCCTGCACCTCCCCCACACATTTGCCTTGGAACGGCGGCGTCGAGCCGAGGCCGACGAGCTGATCGACTACCTGGGGCTGGGGCGCTACGCGGATTCCTTTATCAGCGATTTGTCCACCGGGACTCGGCGCATCGTCGAGATCACTGGCCTGCTGGCCCTGGGCACCCGGGTGCTGTGCCTCGACGAGCCCACCGCCGGGGTGGCCCAGCGGGAGACCGAGGCATTCGGACCGCTCATCGTCAACATCCGCCGGGAATTGGACGCGGCCATGTTGATCATCGAACACGACATGCCCCTCATCATGAGCATCAGCGATAGGGTGTACTGCCTAGAAGCTGGCAAGGTGATCGCCGAGGGCGCCCCCTCCGAGGTACGCAACGACCCCCTGGTGATCGCCAGCTATCTCGGCACCGACGAGCGGGCCATCGCCATCAGCGACGGCTGA
- a CDS encoding MFS transporter, translated as MDNEQAQSESIDALATTVLEGEAARRDAQKAEVLFPDDLLPGVGGEQTTLREGLRKGGFQTFVVLLALNSLDELENSAVAILGPDIGRSFGVSDGTVTAISTASLMFFVLGAGPMGWLADRFRRGPIVGIASGAFAAFSALSGYAFNALMFFFMRFFAGMSKANTITVHPSMLADTYPLETRGRMYATNAGVGRVFSAISPVLAGGIAVWIGGDDGWRWAFYLLGLPTAALAFLAFFLREPPRGQWEQKHVLGTGLKQDNKMPISVEAAFTRIWNIDTIRNMTIAFAAMGFALFPAGSIQSFFLEEEFELDALERGLAVAPAGVGLLLFLPFVGRRFDATFRRDPDRAVRLIGILLLPIGVLVPIQYAMPNLTLFMILSAINSTFLGGAFAMVQPAIQAVFPYRLRGMGTAFLTFFMVMVGGVGGSIIAGFLQNELGEQTAITIITATAMPIGAYFVLRGANRLRRDLSLVVGELREEQDEERRQAETDPEDMPAIQVAHVDFSYGQVQVLFDLGFEVRKQETLALLGTNGAGKSTALKVITGLVTPERGVVRLHGQTITYATPEQRAAMGLHMLPGGAGVWSDLSISDNLLMGAYAYRRDASDRDRRIEKVLDMFPDLGKRPNERASNLSGGQQQMLALARVMLHEPEVLMIDELSLGLAPVVVQSLLETVEELKDQGQTMIIVEQSLNVALAIADRAVFLEKGQVRFEGPAQELAERDDLARAVFLGTEGG; from the coding sequence TTGGACAACGAACAGGCCCAGAGCGAGTCCATCGACGCGCTGGCCACCACGGTCCTAGAGGGGGAGGCCGCTCGGCGGGACGCCCAAAAGGCTGAGGTCCTGTTTCCTGACGACCTGTTGCCCGGCGTGGGCGGCGAACAGACAACGCTCAGAGAGGGCCTGCGCAAAGGAGGCTTTCAGACCTTCGTCGTCTTGTTGGCGCTGAACAGCCTCGACGAACTGGAGAACAGCGCGGTGGCCATCTTGGGGCCCGACATCGGCAGGAGCTTCGGGGTAAGCGACGGAACCGTCACTGCCATCAGCACGGCGTCGCTCATGTTCTTCGTGCTGGGGGCCGGGCCGATGGGGTGGCTAGCCGACCGCTTCCGGCGCGGCCCCATCGTCGGCATCGCCAGCGGGGCCTTTGCTGCATTCAGCGCCCTGTCGGGGTATGCGTTCAACGCCCTCATGTTCTTCTTCATGCGGTTCTTCGCCGGCATGTCCAAGGCCAACACCATCACCGTGCACCCCAGCATGCTGGCCGACACCTACCCGCTTGAGACCCGGGGCCGCATGTACGCCACCAACGCCGGAGTGGGGCGCGTCTTCTCGGCCATCAGCCCGGTTTTGGCCGGGGGAATCGCAGTGTGGATTGGCGGCGATGACGGCTGGCGCTGGGCGTTCTACCTGCTCGGATTGCCCACCGCGGCTTTGGCTTTCTTGGCCTTCTTCTTGAGGGAGCCACCCCGGGGCCAATGGGAGCAGAAGCATGTGCTGGGCACCGGCCTCAAACAGGACAACAAGATGCCGATTTCGGTGGAAGCCGCCTTCACCCGTATTTGGAACATAGACACCATCCGCAATATGACCATCGCCTTCGCAGCCATGGGCTTCGCCCTGTTCCCAGCCGGCTCAATTCAGTCGTTTTTCCTGGAGGAAGAGTTCGAACTCGACGCCCTAGAGCGCGGATTGGCGGTGGCACCGGCGGGGGTGGGCCTGTTGCTGTTCCTGCCCTTCGTTGGGCGCCGGTTCGATGCCACCTTCCGAAGGGACCCCGATCGGGCGGTGCGGCTCATTGGCATCCTCTTGCTGCCCATCGGCGTGTTGGTACCCATCCAGTACGCCATGCCCAACCTCACCCTGTTCATGATTCTCTCCGCCATCAACTCCACCTTCCTGGGCGGGGCTTTCGCCATGGTGCAGCCCGCCATCCAAGCGGTGTTCCCCTATCGGCTGCGGGGCATGGGCACCGCCTTCTTGACTTTCTTCATGGTCATGGTGGGCGGAGTAGGGGGCAGCATCATCGCCGGCTTCCTCCAGAACGAGCTCGGCGAGCAGACCGCCATCACCATCATCACCGCAACCGCCATGCCGATCGGCGCCTACTTCGTGCTGCGGGGGGCCAACCGGCTGCGGCGCGACCTCTCGCTGGTGGTTGGCGAGCTGAGGGAAGAACAAGACGAAGAACGCCGCCAGGCCGAGACCGACCCCGAAGACATGCCCGCCATCCAGGTGGCCCACGTGGACTTCAGCTACGGACAGGTGCAGGTGCTGTTCGATCTCGGATTCGAAGTGCGCAAGCAGGAGACCCTGGCCCTATTAGGCACCAATGGCGCGGGCAAGTCCACCGCGCTCAAGGTGATCACCGGACTGGTCACCCCAGAGCGGGGGGTTGTGCGCTTGCACGGCCAAACCATCACCTACGCCACTCCCGAACAGCGGGCGGCCATGGGGTTGCACATGCTGCCCGGAGGGGCCGGAGTGTGGAGCGACCTCTCGATCAGCGACAACCTCCTCATGGGAGCCTACGCCTATCGCAGGGATGCCAGCGACCGAGACCGGCGAATAGAGAAAGTGCTCGACATGTTCCCCGACCTCGGCAAACGGCCCAATGAGCGGGCCAGCAACCTCTCGGGTGGCCAGCAGCAAATGCTGGCTTTGGCCCGAGTGATGCTGCACGAGCCCGAGGTTTTGATGATCGACGAGCTGTCGCTGGGCTTGGCCCCGGTGGTGGTGCAGTCACTCTTGGAAACGGTCGAGGAGCTCAAGGACCAAGGCCAGACCATGATCATCGTGGAGCAGTCGCTGAATGTGGCCCTGGCCATTGCTGATCGCGCCGTGTTCCTGGAGAAGGGGCAGGTGCGCTTCGAGGGCCCGGCCCAGGAACTGGCCGAACGGGACGACCTGGCCCGGGCGGTTTTCCTCGGCACCGAGGGCGGCTGA